One genomic window of Vibrio rhizosphaerae includes the following:
- a CDS encoding sensor histidine kinase, with protein MQIRRSLKIYFLFAVISVGTLVVLVFSTLAASFFIQGSDVTIRYSMTQMAREIANSEVQQNNHLQGFAVYQRWEDTPELVREHIPKLKAHQAFGKYVKRDNWFDIPTAAAFVLRYDDAPQGTFYISWVFTDILSHLQQNNADTNYYLRIMIYAIIAITLFALIMVVLLHRIAIPVERLIGWAKELSSGNLNRAAPDFYYNELNNLAEIIHSSLQSVQTALNREKQFLSHASHELRTPISVVRSNSQLMKRLLQKEGTEEKQQEVLDRILRAGMTMTELCETLLWLNRGKFDHLSTELVDLEKLVHQICCELDYLVRDKEIDITIETEPASYQLPLAMVRIVLGNLIRNAFQHTYHGQVEIVQLGQTVKIRNYSAIGETDESLGFGLGLQLTSCIIEHYQWPYHVEELAAGRDVYISFTAVDLESESV; from the coding sequence ATGCAAATTCGTCGTAGTTTGAAGATCTATTTTTTATTTGCTGTGATTTCGGTCGGGACGTTGGTCGTTCTGGTGTTCTCGACCTTGGCTGCGAGTTTCTTTATCCAAGGCTCTGACGTGACCATTCGTTACAGCATGACTCAAATGGCACGAGAGATTGCCAATTCAGAGGTTCAACAGAATAACCACCTACAGGGATTTGCTGTTTATCAACGTTGGGAGGATACCCCTGAACTGGTGAGGGAGCATATTCCGAAATTAAAGGCTCATCAGGCTTTTGGCAAATATGTCAAACGCGATAACTGGTTTGATATTCCTACCGCGGCTGCTTTTGTATTGCGTTATGACGATGCCCCTCAAGGGACCTTCTATATTTCCTGGGTTTTTACCGATATTCTTTCTCATCTCCAGCAAAATAATGCGGATACGAATTATTATCTGCGCATTATGATTTATGCCATCATTGCTATTACCCTCTTTGCATTGATTATGGTGGTACTACTGCATCGAATTGCGATTCCGGTTGAACGTCTCATCGGTTGGGCAAAAGAACTCTCTTCCGGCAATCTGAATCGTGCTGCGCCTGATTTCTACTACAACGAGTTAAATAATCTGGCTGAAATTATTCATTCGAGTTTACAGTCGGTGCAGACGGCTCTAAATCGGGAGAAACAGTTTTTGTCTCATGCCAGCCATGAATTAAGAACACCGATCTCGGTTGTCCGAAGTAATAGTCAGTTGATGAAACGTCTCCTGCAAAAAGAGGGCACAGAAGAAAAGCAACAGGAAGTGTTGGATCGGATTCTCCGGGCGGGGATGACCATGACCGAGCTGTGTGAAACGCTGCTTTGGCTGAACCGGGGCAAGTTTGACCATTTATCGACTGAGCTGGTGGATCTGGAAAAATTAGTCCATCAAATCTGCTGCGAACTGGACTATCTGGTTCGTGATAAAGAGATTGATATTACCATCGAAACAGAGCCTGCCAGCTATCAATTACCTTTGGCAATGGTCAGAATTGTATTGGGAAATCTGATCAGGAATGCTTTTCAGCATACATATCATGGTCAGGTGGAAATTGTGCAGTTAGGGCAGACGGTCAAAATTAGAAATTATAGTGCGATTGGCGAAACGGATGAGAGTCTTGGGTTCGGCTTGGGACTGCAATTAACCAGTTGTATTATCGAACATTATCAGTGGCCTTATCATGTTGAGGAGCTGGCAGCCGGGAGAGATGTGTATATCAGTTTCACTGCGGTTGACCTGGAGAGTGAATCCGTTTGA
- a CDS encoding sucrose-specific PTS transporter subunit IIBC, with translation MDYPVIAKQLLEHLGGKQNIQALAHCATRLRLALKDESVINEDAISEIEGVKGQFKVAGQYQIIFGSGIVNQVYAAMSEATGMADMSTNDVAQAGAQKQNIVQRAVKGLSDIFVPIIPAIVAGGLLMGIFNVLTAKGLFIDGQSLIDANPGLADLASMINTFANAPFVYLPILLAFSATKKFGGNPFLGAALGMLMVHPDLLNGWGFGSASVHGTIPTWNILGFEIQKVGYQGSVLPVLVCAFILAKIENSLRKVVPSVLDNLLTPLLSLFITGFLTFTVVGPFTRDLGFLLGDGLNWLYESAGFIGGAIFGLIYAPFVITGMHHSFIAIETQLLADIAVTGGTFIFPIAAMSNVAQGAASLAVGMMTRDQKLKGIAIPSGITALLGITEPAMFGVNLKMRYPFIAAITGSAVASAFITFFHVKAHALGAAGLPGIISINPAKLSYYIIGMAISFITAFGLTYALGVRNKAKQQPNAVA, from the coding sequence ATGGACTATCCAGTCATCGCGAAACAGCTGCTAGAGCATCTGGGTGGCAAACAAAACATCCAAGCCCTGGCACATTGTGCAACTCGTTTAAGATTAGCACTCAAAGACGAATCCGTGATAAATGAAGATGCAATTAGTGAAATAGAAGGTGTCAAAGGTCAATTCAAAGTCGCAGGGCAATACCAAATTATTTTTGGTTCAGGCATTGTCAACCAAGTCTACGCAGCCATGTCTGAAGCAACCGGAATGGCTGATATGTCAACCAATGATGTTGCACAAGCGGGTGCCCAGAAACAGAACATCGTCCAACGGGCAGTAAAAGGCCTGTCTGACATTTTTGTTCCCATCATTCCTGCGATTGTTGCCGGTGGTCTATTGATGGGGATATTTAACGTCCTTACGGCCAAGGGGCTGTTCATCGATGGTCAGTCCCTGATTGATGCCAATCCGGGATTAGCTGACCTTGCCAGCATGATCAATACTTTTGCCAACGCACCATTTGTTTACTTACCTATTTTACTGGCGTTCTCTGCAACCAAAAAATTCGGTGGCAACCCATTCCTCGGCGCTGCACTCGGGATGCTGATGGTTCATCCGGATTTACTGAATGGCTGGGGATTCGGGAGTGCATCGGTTCACGGTACAATCCCGACCTGGAATATTTTAGGCTTTGAGATTCAGAAAGTCGGCTATCAAGGGTCGGTACTCCCGGTTCTTGTGTGTGCATTTATTCTGGCGAAAATTGAAAATAGCCTGCGGAAAGTGGTTCCTTCCGTTTTAGATAACCTGCTCACACCGCTATTGTCGCTGTTCATTACTGGCTTCCTCACATTTACAGTGGTCGGCCCGTTCACACGCGATTTAGGCTTCTTGTTGGGTGATGGTCTCAACTGGTTATACGAATCAGCAGGTTTCATCGGCGGAGCCATCTTTGGCTTGATCTATGCGCCTTTCGTCATTACCGGGATGCACCACAGCTTCATCGCGATTGAAACTCAACTTTTGGCGGATATTGCAGTCACAGGCGGGACATTTATCTTCCCAATCGCGGCGATGTCTAACGTTGCGCAGGGCGCAGCATCTCTCGCTGTCGGAATGATGACCCGGGATCAGAAATTGAAAGGGATTGCCATCCCATCCGGAATTACAGCGCTACTTGGTATCACAGAGCCAGCCATGTTCGGTGTTAACTTAAAAATGCGTTATCCGTTCATTGCTGCGATTACCGGTTCAGCGGTCGCCAGTGCTTTCATTACCTTTTTCCATGTTAAAGCACATGCACTGGGAGCGGCGGGTTTACCGGGAATTATCTCCATCAATCCGGCAAAACTGAGTTATTATATTATCGGTATGGCCATTTCGTTTATCACGGCCTTCGGATTGACGTATGCTCTGGGTGTGAGAAATAAAGCGAAACAGCAACCCAACGCTGTGGCTTAA
- a CDS encoding response regulator transcription factor → MLKVLLVEDDLDLATAIIDYMALEDIEADYAADGQIGYNLITTHTYDVIVLDLNLPKIEGLIVCERVRSQGIQVPILMLTAKDTLDDKLRGFSKGADDYLVKPFEMEELIARVKVLSKRKSGQVSKLVVDDLELDLAGKEVRRAGELLKLSPIATKILEILMRESPATVSREKLIQTVWGSEQPDSNSLKVHIFNLRKQVNKEGFKPLVHTVPSFGFAIKAAED, encoded by the coding sequence ATGCTGAAAGTATTACTTGTCGAAGATGATTTAGATTTGGCGACGGCCATCATTGATTACATGGCGCTTGAGGACATAGAAGCAGATTATGCGGCCGATGGACAGATTGGCTACAATCTCATCACCACGCATACATATGATGTGATTGTTCTGGATCTAAACCTGCCTAAAATCGAGGGGCTGATTGTTTGTGAACGGGTCCGTTCTCAAGGCATTCAAGTCCCGATTCTGATGCTCACCGCAAAAGATACCCTTGACGATAAACTCCGAGGATTTTCGAAAGGCGCAGATGACTATCTGGTGAAGCCGTTTGAGATGGAGGAGTTAATTGCGCGGGTGAAAGTTTTATCGAAACGTAAGAGCGGGCAAGTTTCAAAATTGGTTGTCGACGATCTGGAGTTAGATTTGGCCGGTAAAGAAGTTCGCCGGGCCGGTGAATTGTTGAAGCTTTCTCCGATAGCAACCAAAATTCTGGAAATTCTGATGCGTGAGTCTCCCGCGACAGTTTCCCGGGAAAAACTGATCCAGACCGTTTGGGGCAGTGAACAACCCGATAGCAACAGTTTGAAAGTTCATATCTTCAACTTGCGCAAGCAGGTCAATAAAGAGGGTTTCAAACCGCTGGTTCATACCGTTCCCAGTTTTGGTTTTGCTATCAAAGCCGCGGAAGACTGA
- a CDS encoding glycoside hydrolase family 32 protein codes for MCLEDLIELAGGVSNIYRVLLPEHHVSLAVRNPDVIQDLPVDVVLEKVLEEWHLTALSDESVDEAALFRLGRAIEAQQRTQLTELAQPVACHYRPSWHIAPPRGLLNDPNGFIFHHGQYHLFYQWSPVGCAHTDKYWVHTRSDDLLNWRWNGVALTPSDWFDSHGVYSGHAVSLDQELMVFYTGNVRLGEERDRQTMQCAAISQAGEPLHKIGPVIRELPPGVTGHTRDPKVIHRNGKWMMFLGTQTTALQGRLAVYHSEDLRHWQFDNLYGHELGDFGYMWECPDIFSLNGQDCFVFAPQGIQSESEFNTVPHQNRIAQVSFNAQDQISIEKLQVLDHGFDFYAPQSMETPDGRRVMCGWMGLPDELKHPTCHSGWIHQLTALRELEFVGGKIVQHPLRELASLRGELRDIRLDNDSVDLHTKTFELFVELEWGSRLRLFADDQYYVEIYLDPIKHRLLLDRTKTQIEEGDTVREVELSSGSVALQILADRSSLEIFINHGEAVMTTRVFTPESATRLSVKDATVNLQVYELHAPAAPYCA; via the coding sequence ATGTGCTTAGAAGACCTCATCGAGTTGGCTGGCGGAGTCAGTAATATCTACCGGGTTCTGCTGCCAGAACATCATGTTTCTCTCGCGGTCCGAAATCCGGATGTAATTCAGGATTTGCCGGTTGATGTCGTTCTTGAAAAAGTATTAGAAGAATGGCATCTCACTGCTTTATCTGATGAGAGTGTGGATGAAGCGGCTTTATTCCGTCTGGGAAGAGCCATCGAAGCACAGCAAAGAACACAACTGACTGAGTTGGCACAACCCGTTGCCTGTCATTATCGTCCGTCTTGGCATATTGCGCCCCCGCGTGGGTTATTGAATGATCCGAATGGTTTCATCTTTCATCATGGGCAGTACCATTTATTTTATCAGTGGTCTCCGGTTGGTTGTGCCCATACCGATAAGTATTGGGTTCATACACGGAGTGATGACTTACTGAATTGGCGATGGAATGGTGTTGCCCTGACACCGTCAGACTGGTTTGATAGTCACGGCGTTTATTCCGGTCATGCAGTCAGTTTGGATCAAGAGTTGATGGTCTTTTATACGGGGAATGTCAGGCTCGGCGAGGAACGCGATCGTCAAACAATGCAATGTGCCGCGATTTCACAAGCGGGAGAACCGCTGCATAAGATCGGGCCTGTCATCCGGGAATTACCACCGGGTGTTACTGGGCACACGCGCGATCCAAAAGTGATTCATCGAAATGGTAAGTGGATGATGTTTCTCGGAACACAAACCACCGCGCTGCAAGGCCGTTTGGCGGTTTACCATTCTGAAGATCTTCGACATTGGCAATTTGATAATCTGTATGGGCATGAACTGGGTGATTTTGGGTACATGTGGGAGTGCCCGGATATTTTCAGTTTGAATGGTCAGGATTGTTTTGTGTTTGCACCGCAAGGTATTCAGTCTGAAAGTGAATTTAATACAGTTCCCCACCAGAATCGAATCGCTCAGGTGTCATTCAACGCGCAGGATCAAATTTCAATTGAAAAGCTTCAGGTTTTGGATCACGGTTTCGACTTTTATGCACCGCAGAGTATGGAAACACCGGATGGGCGTCGGGTGATGTGTGGCTGGATGGGGTTACCGGATGAATTGAAGCATCCGACTTGTCATTCCGGTTGGATTCATCAGCTGACGGCATTGCGTGAGCTTGAGTTTGTCGGTGGAAAAATTGTTCAGCATCCGCTCCGGGAATTGGCAAGCCTGCGGGGTGAATTACGTGATATCCGATTAGATAATGATTCGGTCGATTTGCATACGAAAACGTTTGAACTGTTTGTCGAACTCGAGTGGGGAAGCCGGCTGCGTCTGTTCGCAGATGACCAATACTATGTTGAAATTTATCTCGATCCGATTAAACATCGCTTACTACTGGATCGCACCAAGACGCAGATTGAAGAAGGGGATACTGTCCGCGAAGTTGAATTATCTTCCGGCAGTGTTGCATTGCAGATTCTGGCTGATCGTTCGTCACTGGAAATCTTTATTAATCATGGTGAAGCCGTGATGACGACCCGGGTCTTTACACCGGAGTCCGCCACACGACTATCTGTCAAAGATGCCACAGTGAATTTACAGGTTTACGAACTTCATGCGCCAGCGGCGCCTTATTGTGCATAG
- a CDS encoding aminoimidazole riboside kinase gives MNTIWLTGDAVVDLIPDGKSHYLRCPGGAPANVAVAIARLGGKSAFFGRVGYDPMGKFMQQTLTEESVNTDYLLLDKAQRTSTVVVDLDDHGERSFTFMVKPSADQFLTTDDIPQFQANEWLHVCSIALANEPSRSATIAAIQQIKQAGGSFSFDPNLREEVWSNPTEMIPTVMQVIRQADVVKFSAEELTLLTDTATVDAGLKALAAYSIPLIVITLGADGTLIVSQGEQIKVPSRPVNVVDTTGAGDAFVGGMLCRLAEFEQWKNRDTIVDAVTWGNCCGGLATTQKGAMTALPHRHELLELIDH, from the coding sequence GTGAATACGATATGGTTAACCGGAGATGCTGTCGTTGATTTAATCCCTGACGGTAAATCTCATTATTTAAGATGTCCGGGAGGCGCCCCCGCAAATGTTGCTGTTGCGATTGCTCGCTTAGGTGGTAAAAGTGCATTTTTTGGCCGCGTCGGTTATGACCCGATGGGTAAATTCATGCAACAAACATTGACTGAAGAATCGGTTAACACCGATTATTTATTGCTTGATAAAGCACAACGAACTTCCACTGTCGTCGTTGATTTAGATGATCACGGTGAACGTAGTTTCACCTTTATGGTAAAGCCGAGTGCAGATCAGTTTCTAACCACTGATGATATCCCACAGTTTCAAGCCAATGAATGGTTACATGTGTGCTCCATTGCACTGGCAAATGAACCCAGCCGAAGTGCGACAATCGCCGCCATTCAACAAATCAAACAAGCAGGCGGATCATTCAGTTTTGATCCCAACCTGAGGGAAGAAGTCTGGTCAAACCCGACAGAAATGATTCCCACTGTGATGCAGGTTATACGTCAGGCAGATGTGGTTAAATTCTCCGCAGAAGAACTCACGTTACTCACGGACACAGCAACCGTTGATGCCGGACTCAAAGCGTTGGCTGCATATTCTATCCCCTTGATTGTCATCACATTAGGCGCAGATGGAACACTCATTGTCAGTCAGGGTGAGCAGATCAAAGTCCCGAGTCGTCCGGTGAATGTTGTTGATACCACAGGTGCCGGCGATGCTTTTGTCGGGGGAATGCTCTGTCGTTTAGCGGAATTTGAACAGTGGAAAAACCGGGACACGATCGTTGATGCTGTGACATGGGGAAATTGCTGCGGTGGTTTGGCAACGACACAAAAAGGGGCCATGACCGCTCTGCCACATCGTCATGAATTACTGGAACTCATTGACCATTAA
- a CDS encoding LacI family DNA-binding transcriptional regulator, which translates to MASLHDVARLAGVSKSTVSRVINNEYGVKEATKIKVLEAVSQCGYVVNQVAKDLKSQKTNLIGVIVPRVSSHATAQGVDGLTAIFEPAGKHVLLANTHQNHSKELEYIQIFNQKRVEGIVFFATHLDMPLIKAIQQSSVPVVLIGQDGSLYNIPSIIHDDFRVGYEAGQRLLAQGCQKIGFIGVQTDDLAVDELRSQGLGKSLHMQQQQVLFHAHGDFSIESGYRLAREFLLAYPETDGLFCATDRIAVGAIKAMREMGISVGEQVKVLGVGNDELAYISNPSLSTFNYAFDKAGENAARMLLDRIEGRGREMSKVVLTFENIERETC; encoded by the coding sequence ATGGCGAGTTTACATGATGTCGCAAGGTTAGCCGGTGTTTCAAAGTCAACAGTTTCGCGGGTGATTAACAATGAATATGGCGTGAAAGAAGCGACTAAAATCAAAGTCTTAGAAGCTGTTTCTCAATGTGGTTATGTCGTCAATCAGGTTGCAAAAGATTTGAAATCTCAGAAAACGAACCTAATTGGCGTTATCGTACCGAGGGTCTCATCACATGCAACTGCACAAGGAGTCGATGGTTTGACGGCCATTTTTGAGCCTGCAGGAAAACATGTTTTGCTGGCCAATACCCACCAGAATCATAGTAAAGAACTCGAGTATATCCAGATCTTTAATCAGAAGCGGGTTGAAGGCATTGTATTTTTTGCGACGCATCTGGATATGCCATTGATCAAAGCCATTCAGCAGTCTTCTGTTCCGGTCGTCCTGATCGGGCAGGATGGCTCTTTATATAATATCCCCAGTATCATTCATGATGATTTTCGTGTTGGCTATGAAGCCGGTCAGCGTTTACTCGCGCAAGGTTGCCAGAAGATCGGATTTATTGGTGTACAGACCGATGATCTGGCTGTGGATGAGCTTCGGTCTCAAGGGTTGGGAAAATCGCTGCACATGCAGCAGCAGCAAGTTCTTTTCCATGCCCACGGTGATTTCTCGATTGAGTCGGGCTACCGTCTGGCCCGTGAATTTTTGCTGGCATACCCGGAAACCGATGGACTATTTTGTGCAACAGACCGAATTGCTGTCGGTGCGATTAAAGCGATGCGGGAAATGGGAATCTCCGTCGGAGAGCAGGTCAAAGTGCTGGGAGTTGGTAATGATGAGCTGGCTTATATCAGTAATCCATCGCTTTCAACGTTTAATTACGCCTTCGATAAAGCCGGAGAAAATGCAGCGAGAATGCTGCTTGATCGAATCGAGGGACGTGGCAGAGAAATGAGCAAAGTGGTGCTGACTTTCGAGAATATTGAACGTGAAACCTGCTAA
- a CDS encoding ABC transporter ATP-binding protein gives MMLHVTDLNLNIDGLTLADQMSFSLQPGKVSVIIGPNGTGKSTLLKTLFGDIRPQSGEIVFGEQSLQPKKISAWRQQFGYMPQDIRLDVSLTVIEVVLLGQLDALSLRVDDQMLKDALTALEQIGLLHLANRDVRTLSGGQCQMILFAQALMRRPEILMLDEPVSALDLHFQHVLLDHLVERTESQGWVSLMVLHDLNLAAQYADHLLVLKQGKVVAQGCPQTVLTPELIRDVYGVEAEVTHDQQGIPFVRTLRSNRVNRAAA, from the coding sequence ATGATGCTGCATGTGACTGACTTAAATTTAAATATTGATGGGTTAACTCTGGCTGATCAAATGAGTTTCAGCCTTCAGCCCGGCAAAGTAAGCGTCATTATTGGCCCGAATGGCACAGGTAAGAGCACACTGCTGAAAACCCTGTTTGGCGATATTCGTCCCCAATCCGGGGAGATTGTTTTTGGTGAGCAGTCCCTTCAGCCTAAAAAGATTTCAGCCTGGCGTCAGCAATTTGGTTATATGCCGCAGGATATTCGGCTGGATGTCAGCCTGACCGTGATTGAGGTGGTTTTGCTTGGTCAATTGGATGCACTGAGTCTGCGGGTTGATGATCAGATGCTGAAAGATGCGCTGACAGCATTGGAGCAAATCGGATTATTACATCTGGCCAACCGGGATGTCCGGACCCTGAGTGGTGGCCAATGTCAGATGATTTTATTTGCGCAGGCGTTGATGCGTCGTCCTGAGATTTTAATGTTGGATGAACCGGTGAGTGCATTGGATCTTCATTTTCAGCATGTCTTGCTGGATCATTTGGTCGAGCGGACGGAAAGTCAGGGCTGGGTATCCCTGATGGTGCTGCATGATTTGAATCTGGCCGCACAATACGCAGATCATTTACTCGTCCTGAAACAGGGCAAGGTAGTCGCACAAGGATGCCCGCAAACGGTATTAACCCCGGAATTGATTCGCGATGTGTATGGTGTTGAAGCGGAAGTGACCCATGATCAGCAGGGGATCCCTTTCGTGCGGACCTTACGCTCAAATCGAGTCAATCGCGCCGCAGCATAA